The DNA region CACTCTTCTGTCTCAGTGCTTAATAGAATTCTTCCTACTAGCATACAAAGTATTAAAGAACAAGTCACTAAGTGTTTTATATGCCCCTGTGCTAAGCAAAGTAGATTACCATTTGTGACTAGGAGCATCAACAGTGTAAACTGTTTTGATTTGATTTATGTGGATCTTTGGGGACCTTATAGGATTCCTACTTTTGATGGCAATAAATACTTTCTTACTATAGTTAATGATCGTTCTAGGTTTACTTGGATTTTATTACTTAAGCAAAAGTTTGAAGTATATCTTTCATTACAACATTTCTGTATATACACTAGAAATCAGTTCAATAGATCAGTTAAAGTAATTAGAACTGATAATTGCACTGAATTTATCAACTCTTTATGCAGAAATTTGTTTAAACAACTAggaattattcatcaaacaacTTGTGCATACGcaccacaacaaaatggagtaGCTTAAAGGAAATATAGACACATACTGCAAGTAACAAGGGCTATAAGACTACAAGCAAACATACCTATCATTTTTTGGGGACATGGTGTCTTAGCTGCAGTATACTCAATCAATAGACTACctacacaagttctaaatggcTATTCACCTTATCAAAAACTCTACAAAAGAAACCAGCACTAACTCATTTAAAGGTGTTAGGGTGTCTATGCTTTGCTAAGGACAATAATAAGTATGATAAACGGATGTCCAGGTCCAAAGCTGTTGTATATATGGGGTACTCAGAAGTGCAaaagggctatgtatatatgACTTGTCTAACAAAATGTTCTTTGTGAATAAGGATGTCATTTTCAATGAAGATATATTCCCATTTCAAAAACAAGAGACCAGTTCAACACTAGTATTCTCACATAATGGACCAAACTCAGACAATGCAGATGAATGGCAGATCAGTACTATAAGACAAGGACAGCTTGAAGTCACTAAAAGTAGTAAGAATGCACAAataccacaacatgttcaaCCAACAATCATTCAGAATGATGTGCACACACCACCAGCACCAAATACAGCAGAACCAGAATAGAATCAGATAGTTGAATCAgttcaaaacaatcaacaaacTCAGAATTCTCAATCAAGATAAGTTCCTACTAGAAAATCATCAAGAGGAACCAAACCACCTATTTGGATGAAAGACTTTATATCATTTAATATTCATCAAGAAGTGCCATATTCAATGGACAAATACATCAGCTATGAGAACATATCAGAGAAGTACAAGgcatatgttgttgttgtatccaATACCACAGAACCAATGACATAGTCTGAAGCTACAAAGGACCCTAAGTGGATTCAAGCCATGAAAGAGGAAATACAAGCATTAGAAAGTAATAAAACTTAGCAACTGGTTTCATTACCACCTGAAAAGACAACTATAGGTTTCAAGTGGATGTACACGATCAAATACAACTCAAATGGAGAAATTAAAAGATATAAAGCAAAATTGATTGCCAAGGGGTATAGCCAAAAGTAAGGGATAAATTATCCAGAAACTTTCTCACCAGTGTTTAAAATAGTCACTGTGAGGAGTGCTTATAACTAGCAGCCTCGCAAAAATGGCAcatccatcaaatggatgtgtaCAATACATTCTTACAAGGAGATTTGACTAATGAGATCTACATGGAATTGCCACAAGAATTTACCACTCAGGGGGAGAATAAGACATTGTGTAGATTGGTAAAATCCTTGTATGGACTTAAGCAAGCACCTAGGCAATGGAATGCCAAACTATTAAAGGCattaactgttacacctcgaaaaatttcatgtcgtcgtatGGTAGATAGACTGACGtagggtaagaagtatatgatgtttctacaagtaagaagtagtacttaacagttctaattaagattccaaagacatttgaggcaagagaagaaagttcgttgaagaaagtCAAGCATAAGCCGTGTCTTGAAAAGGgcttgcaaagtaccgagctaatgtggATTTAGTAAtatcttgaggaaaagttataacactccttatatatatatatataaatatattgttaatgaagtgttaagaaggttccataaggattggagatcaaacgaaacgacgagagcAACTTCGAGAAATCGGGAGTTATCAACTTATACGGctcgtataatttatacggttcgtatggGATCAGATAACCCGTCAGAGCAGAAGGGTCCTCCAACGGAAGTATTATACGATCACATATACGGACCGTGTAAGTTATACTGACCGTACTGTGTGTGTCCGTATAATACCCGCAggcatttttaattttatataaggaggccccaaattcatttctttcatttcccattttctctccaacactctcaaaacctctagaactctctccacacCATACCAACACATATCCAAGGGAAAAtcaagatcaaacaccaaaaagtagtggaatcaagtgcaagaatgctaactAGGGTTGTTGGAAGCTAGAAATCTCCTTGAAAATGAAGtaagggttttctccaagtgaattattttcatccaaagaccattcctacgtaatcaaaggtgagttttatgttcatttcatgctattaagagtattgagtggttgaaagacttggattatggaagaaattagaaaatgagttacaaatatgagaatagtagtattcttgagtagtagcttggcatgaatcatgattcttgacacgctatgagtataatcttgttataaatggtattaagaatattggagaagcattatatgaggatgaatgtggtgttatattatggctatggttatgaatgactttgagagagaattttgagaattggataatgtcgaacttgtcgaagttattgattatgatattatgaatgttgttaatgatgtttgggagttgttatattatatggagaaagttgtagaaacaaaggagatgctgcccaattttcattagctttagcttagcttcaagtatgttcctgattatctaatcttagtatgaattcccttgaatgtagaattacgaacttggaaggaagcttttagtcggcaagttagaaaggcgtaaaggtatgcgaggctagtctcttctttttctaaggcataattcctatgacatgacttcctttatcttttcaTGACCTTTATCTtttcatgaccttcttacattccgaaaactatgagtctatgtttataagagcttctcatgagataaagataagagatatgttacgaatatgataatgatgatgatgagtctaagtctagatattccaaagctcatgatatgacatttttacgaagctaatgatccttatgcgattctttgatgttattcattgttgctagactcaccttataatgctagttccttcaaggtgaggcatgatgatcatggctactccataatggaattgggggttcttgaccttacgtcaccccgatggagttatagtttgtctttgagttcttatgcatgctttatgataagtatatgataatgagattacaccgtgcctatatggtcgggcagacactgctaaggcggggggcatatacaccatgtctagatggcatgggcagacaccactagtgggcaacataagatggttaccccggacgcgggctaatgatgatcacaccgtacttatatggtcgggcagcttatatatatacatacttgatatgatgttgtctatgatgtaagttagcatgcattattccgtcttaagtgacattcagCTACAAgttgtttccttacttgatgttgCCTTATctcttcgatatgttattattgttcatgccttacatactcagtacaatgttcgtactgacgtcctttctttttgaacGCTGTGTTCATGTCCACAGGTAGGAAGGGAGGTGGCCCAGTTTCATAGGAGTCTATTAGCAGCTACACAAGAGCACcccactattccggaggtgccagtTATTAATGTATTCTTTTGTTTACATATATGGATaagacggggtcctgtcccgtctttatgtctcagtactctagtagaggctcgtagatacggatgcGTGGGTAGCAATTGTCTCATGGATATAGTAgcgtatatttttgtatatcatttttgcagccttgagggcttatgtatattcaCGTACTGCCTTGGAGATTTTtatatgttcaggttgggtatgatgattagcataacgagcggtgctcggtagtaagctccgggtacccgtcatggccccttagtcgggtcgtgacattaaccAGTTTCAAGTTCAAACAGTCTTAATATAATCATTCTTTGTTCATTAGAAGATCAGATCAAGAAACAGTTATAGTCTTAGTCTATGTAGATGACATATTAATCACAGGTACTAGCTTGGAACTGATACAAGAAACCAAAGCAGCCTTGCAGAAAACTTTCAAAATGAAGGATCTGGGAGAATTCAAGTATTTCTTGGGCATAGAATTTTCTAGATTAGCTTAAGTTATAACTATGCATCAAAGAAAATATGCCTTAGAACTAAAACAGGTATGCCTGCTGCTAAGCCTGCAGTGACACCAGTTGATGCCAACACTAAACTTACAACTAAGCAgcatgatgatttgtttgaagACAAGTTTGATGTCTAAACTATTGAAGATCCATTGGTTGGTCAAGAAGCATATCAAAGGTTGATTGGGAAACTACTGTGCTTGACAGTAACCAGACCAGAGATAGCATTTGGTGTTCAAACTTTGAGTCAATTCTTACAACAGCCAAAGAAAACACACATGGATGTAGCAGTAAGGATTGTCAGGTATATAAAAAAGGATCCAGGTCAAGGATTACTTCTATCCAGCATACACAAGAATGAGGTTGCAACCTATTATGATGTAGACTGGGCTGCATGCCCTTTGATCAGGAAATCTGTTACAATGTTTCTAATCAAAGTTGGTGACTCACTAGTATATATCatggaagtaaaaaaaaatagactacAATGTCAAGAAGCTCAGCTGAAGCTAAGTACAGGAGTTTAGCTACTACAATAGCTGAATTAACTTGTTGCTTGAAATGCTAAAGGAAATAGGATTGAAAATCACTTAACCAGTGATGATATTCAATGATAGCAAGGCAGCGCTACAAATTGCAGCTAATCCAGTTTATCATGAAAGGACAAAGCATATAGAGATAGACTGCCATTTTTGTTTTAAGGGAAATGATTCAACAAGGCATGGTGATTACAAGGTACATCAACACCAAAGACCAACCTGTTGATATACTAACCAAAGGTCTGACTAAGGTGCAACATAAGGTCTGACCAAGGTGCAACATAAGTATCTATTCACCACATCCATTTTGAGGGGGAGTGTTAATAGACAATGAATATACACAAACTATACACAGACTATACACGGCAGTTTGGTATTCCAGAAGTTGGTTATTCTGTTAGCAGCAGTTAGTTACCTTTACTGAGTTAGTTATTAAGTATAGTCAGTTCACGGATATAGATGATCAAGTTACTTGTATATATAGGTGATTCACTCATTATAATTGAATAATACAATGCAATAATCTTCTCTCTTATTCTTTACCAGATTCTTTTCTCTCATCCTCATTTCTTCATCTTGTTCATATTAATTTCTTATCATTAATCCACAGATTATGACACAATCTAATGGATGATGAATTTGAACCAGCTCAGTGAAAGCAGTGCTGAAGCTAAAGGGAGCCaagggggttcaattgaatcctCTGTGCCAATAAGGTAAATACAACTATTTTTGGTTATATATGTACTATAATTCTACTGTAGTGGTAAACGGGTTCAAATATTGCCCCAAGTCACAAGTTCAAATCCAAGGTGCAACACTCTACTAATCTTTGAATCTCCTTGGATGAATTTCTCGCTCCGCAAATGTGTGTAAGTGTATGTCATTGGTGTGGAATTTGATTGTCCACTATTTGTGTAGGTTGTTGGGTTGTTCATTTTAGTTAGAAAGATCATGCATACTTTTTAAGTACTTAATTTCATTTTTGCTCCGGAAAGTGTATAAGTGTTCAACCTCCAAATGAACACTTGTAGTTGATCTTGTTTTTCTCCCTCTCAGCCGCCAGGTTTTTGTCGAAACATGGTATTCTATAGAATGGGGATTTGACCTAGATCACATAATGGTTTTGCCTCCGCTAGGATCTATTATCTTTAAACTGTTAAGATGATAATGTTTCGCTATCTATACAGAACGGCTGTAATGCTAGGCTTGTTATACCATTATAATGTAAGCAAAGAAGCACATACAAACTTTTGTAAAGGTATTGAAGATCTTCAAAGTAGTAAagcttgtttcttttcttttatttatttaggagCTATTAAGCTAGTTTACGAAATCAAACAGAAAAAAATTTCCGCTTGGcaatcaaaatcaatcataagaaccaaacaataattaaaatttaagcgAGCCACAATGAAGCTAATGACACTTCTTGTGATTGCGGCAATCTCAGGCCTAAACAAATTTGAACGAAAACTACATGGTACCTAGCTAATGCAGTAATCAATTTTCAGAGTCTGCAGAGGCACTAGGTTGCAGCGCTGGCTAATTTCCATCACTCACCTGTGTATTCCATTGTGAGCCAATCATAACTCAAATCATTGGTAGTTAAGAGATTTGGATAAGTGATTGGCAATTTGGAAGAACCAATTCCTTTTTTTGGTGGCCAAAGTGACTTTGATTAACAGTGTGCTTGGCAGTTTCCCCACTCATCTTATATCTTTGTTCTAATTCAAATAGCCAAATAAAATTAGGAGAAACTTCTTATAGAAAAGGGCCAGTGAGCAACATAAATTCTACTTGATAAGATGGCATATGGGTTAAAACCTAAAGAGAAGGGGGTCTTGGAGTAAGGAATTTGCTATTAGACAACAAAAGTCTACTTATTGAATGGCTTTGGAGATATAATGATAACGAAGATGCCTCGAGGAGGAACATTCTAAATGCTAAATATTGTACTCAGAGTTACTGGTGTAATAAAGTGGTTTCCTCCTTATATGATAGGGGTCCTGGGCACGGTATCAGGGATTTTTTGGAAGTTTTTAAACCAAGTTCTGTTTGGTAAATGGGAGACGATATGGTCTGGCATGATCTTTGGATAGGGCAGACTGACCTGATACAGTTTCCCTTTATTGCCGAACTGCAGTTGCACAATGCAGACGCAGTTAGAATGGGAGATAGTGTCAGAAGAATTGACAAAACTGGGAGGTGGAAAGCCTAATGGCCTTACAAAGTACTAGTAAATTGCTGCGCAAACTGAGAATTGGCAAAATGAAACGGATTGGTGACCAAAGACTAAAGAGGCCTGTTCACATTCAGGCTTGCTATCATAATTTGATCAACTAAGTAATATAATTAACAATTGGCCGTGGAAGCTGGTCTTATGCTATGTTTAGTTGAATAACTTTGTGTGAGGCGTGCCTGACTCTGGAGAACTTATAGAAGAATAGGAATCGTTCTTTGCAATAAGTGTTGAAAGTACAATACAGAGATGGAGTCtaaacatctttttttttctacactGCACAGTGGCTAAGATATATGGTATTTATGTTTTGATCATTGCTGGTGTACACTGGGTGATGCCCTACACTCACAAAGATGCATATGTTAGCTGGTGTGGCAGGTCAGGAAACCTTTCAGAAAGATATGGCATACTATAGCTGCACTCCGTGAATCTAGTGGAGAGAAAGCAATCTTAGATGTTTTAGAGGGGGTTTCACCCCTATTCCCTCTTTGAAGGACTAATGTTTGAACTTactttttggttttttcttaGATTTGCAATAATGTGGATGGATGTTTGGATTTCAAAGCTCCATTAATTTTCTAAAGGAGCTTATGGTTTTTGTGAGATATGGCATCTTCTAGATGCTTTATCTTATTAATAAAGTTCATAAGTACTTTATCTAAAAATGACCTTTCTCGTGGTTGTGTTGCTATAAAATGAGAACTTTCGAACACTGACCAGATTGCAACAAGGAAGTTGATGGGGTAAGGTAAGACCTCCATAGTTATGGTGACAGGGCTGTGTTGTGGAGGAGGTGGGCAATGGGAAGAGGGGTTGCTCCGATGAGCTGGACGAGATGGTAGGATAGCCGCTTCAGTGTAATGGGGCAAAGCCAGTGCTAGGGGTGTTGCGGTGTAGTAGCCTCTATTaatgaagaaatatttttttctttatatgttCCCCTTAACCTTTTGTGTTTCTACTCTACAGtgtgaaacaaaggaaaaaatcaTGGCTGTTCTGGATAGCCTTAATTCAAAAgctgtttttcttcttttttggcttCTAAAAGTACAAACTGCATTTCTACTTTCTGTTCTTTTTATGGTCAAGCTGAaaccagaaaagaaaaaaaaagtattgtaACTGGACACATTTTTATATCCTCTCCATTTTGTGTAACTCCCAGATTTCTCATCCCTCTTTTGTTCTTATGATAGTGTATGTTCTTCCTGAAAGAGTAGACATAACTGAAtgacttaataatttaatccaTTATCAATTCGACAATATTGAGATTCTTGAAAACCTTGTAATGGTAATAGAAGTAGTGAGAAAAGATTCAAAAACTTATATAGGcaaaacttaaaattttgtctaagaaacaagaaattgctTTTCCACATGGCTTTGGGCAATTCCAATCATGTTGCATGACTAATGTCTATCATACGAGCTGTTAAATGACAAAACTAGATTGGAGCTTGCTCATGCCAAGTGGCAATCTCTGTGGAACATCATGGGATTGGATTATGATGTCTCCTTGCAAAGCTGCTCAGGCCACAAAAGGATTAGCAAAACCTTCTGGTCGGTTTCCCCTCCAAAGATTATGTATTGAAAAGCTCAATGGTAACATACGTGAAAATAGTCATGGTTAATGCTAGAGTTGCCTCCATCAGACTTGGACATCAGGGAGGTGCTTGGCCAGCTATCTGTTAACCTAAGTTGCTTATGGACAAATTATCTAATAATGGAATGAATAAAGCCGGACGGGTATAGCGGATTATATCAGCGACCCAAGTCCCAACTAGCATGAGACTaggttgattgattgattaatgGATTAACCTGCTTGCTTATCAGAGAAATGATTTAGGTTTGCCATTATTCCAGAAACCTTGGAGAAAGCATTTTAACGTGCTTATGATGAGGGATCAAACCTGGGACCGCTTTCTCTGTAGTGTTGTCATACAAGATAAGGATATAAGCCAGCAGGATGGGCGAACCTAAGTTATCTTCTCATCTTCCTTCAACTTATTTTAGCCTGGATTAGTATGATTTGTTCAATTAAAAATTAGGAAACAGATTACTGGTAAATCCAATGTGAGCCACAAATCAAAGAAATCATCAGATAATGTAGTTTTCACTCTTTTTGGGTATTCATAACGACCAGACAATAGCAAGGGGTTTACAACATGTTTTGCATAATACACTCTTGACTCTGCTTTATTGTTTGTTACTCTCTACAGTATTGCTTACTATATGCTGCAAAACAAACTCAATTAAACTTGATCATAACTTAGCATATCTCTTGAGATTTTCAGCAGCATCTTTGGCATTTTCAGGTACAGCCATGTTGACCTTAAGAGTAACTCTTGATGATGCTAACAAAGTCTTGTTTTCCTCATTAGATGGATCAATCTTCCAAAGACAAACTTCCCAAACATGAATGGTTTTTCCAATATTGATTGGTACAGCCTCAGCAAAAACAAGGTCACCAAGATGAGCACTCTTAAGATGATGGATACTGAGATGAACTCCAGCCACTCGAGCAAAACCGGAAGCCACGTGAGCTCCCATACTTGCCAAAGACTCAGCTATTAAAGCTGAAACTCCACCGTGCAGCACCTTAAATGGCTGGCAACACTTTTCTGTCACAGGTAGACGACCAGTGAGTTTGTGGGGTGTGATTTCTACAAACTCAAAACCAATTCCATGAAGTGGAATATCTAGAACTCTAGCCTTTACccctgatgatgatgatggtggtggtggtggtggtggttccATATTCTCTGttatctttttctctcttcaaaTCTTGGGAAGAAAACTCTAGGTCTTGGACTTCTGGCCAATTGGGTCCAAATTGGACTGAACTTTTTCTCACACTATAGTTCCTACAAAGATGAGTAAGGCATCCATGTTTCAACAAGATGAAGATATTTATAGTTTTATACAAGAAAGTTTCAgtcttgaaatcaaatattgTGATATTGTGAGTCTGATATGCTCATGGGTATGAAAGAATATTGATGGAAGTGCCAGAGAAGAACCAGATTGAAGATAAATATACAAGAAAGTTTGAgtcttgaaatcaaatatttatgaaattgtGAAATCTGATATGTTTATGGGAATCAAGAATCTTAATTTAATGTGGCAGAGAAGAAGCTGTTTGAAGAAGAAGATTTAATGATTGGGGTTTGGTTGGCTGTGTGGAGGGACAAGGTCAAACGGGAGAAGATGGTGGTAGGTGGAATACGAAAGTGGTGTTTGGTAAGTAGTCAAAATTATTTCGGTATTATAATTTTAGGATTAATTTATCTCATCTTtcagatgggataaaataatctcaaccttagtgggataaggtgggatatctcACCCTTGGGATTATGCTTTATTTTGTATCGTGTTTGATaagaggtataaatttattccacCCCCTATCAAATACGATATAAAAAATTAGTTCTGGAATATTTTAGCCTATAGCATGCACCAAACGACTCTTAAGAATACAGTTTGGGCCTAACTCATAATTGAGGGGCAAATCATAATGATCGGCACTTAATTTGCGAGTGATGTCCCTTCCAACTTTCACAATGCGAAAAGTAcattaaattaaaacaaacaaTAAGGTGTTGGCCCACGTGAGTCTCATCGAATTTCGGATAGATTTgtcaaagaaaattattttattgacaAACTCAAATAATTCTCTATTAATTTTTCATCAGAAAATAACTACAATACTACCATTTCTATTTATATCTATTTATGATAATATGAAACCTACTTtgattaaaatatgaaaaacatacttctATATTCCTAgttagacatgaattaaataaatactaaatctaaataaatttgatttccTACCATTTTGAGTTTTTCTGTGTCAATTTATAACTATAAGGTTCtttgtttccttcttttttaTACTAGTAAAACTAATCAAATAAACAACTTATTTGATAGTATCAAATAATTGATGATGAAGGGTGGAGCTGCTGTGTTTGTTACGGATTTGATTGAACCCAATAAttcttattcaaattttaaatatgtCTTAAGATTGAATATGTAGAAATTATTGAGTTAACtcctaatttaaaaaaattagaatctCGAACTTATAAGCTTAATATTTAAACTCTGCCACTGCTGCGGAGTGCTGCAACATCAAACTCCAATTTCGTCTGGTATCATGATTCTTGAGCACAATTTGTTATCCTGTCTGAGTAAACTTTCGAAaggtcaaatatatatatatatattttttttttccctatttaGGAGGATTTATAGTGTTTCCACACTCCCCCTCCGGGCAGTGTGTTCGAGTCACACTGGAGGTGTGTAAACACTATAAATCCtcctaaatgaaaaaaaaaaaaaaaaaaaaaaaaaaaaaaaaaaaaaaaaaaaaaatggtcaaaaatgtttctctactttgaaaaaagggctaaaaatatcctctatTACAAATTTAGATAAAAAATTCCTGTCatgtcattaaagttttcaaatatacccctgtcttaatGAAAATCTCCAACATAaccctatttcatttttaaacccgcttcaTTTAAATCAaactcaacaaaataaaaaatgcataTGGGTTACTTGTTCCTGTGTCTAGTGGCTCCAAATGTAGGACTCAGGAATAAGTTGATCGCATATGtgttttttatgtagttggatCTGATTTAAATGAAGcaggtttaaaaataaaatcgaattATACTGGAAATTTCTGTTAAGATAgggatatatttaaaaactttaatgattggaggggtatttttgatccAAATTTATAACGAAAGGATATTTTTAACCTTTTCTCCAAtaaggggcatttttgaccctttatcTATAATTTTCTAATGGTAATGAATTATTTAAACTTAATTTTTAAGATAAGGAgttgtttttgtcattttctcatacAACATCCCATCGCCTGGCACACCGAATCGGTGACAAATTTTCCATTCACTCCACCAACGAGTAATCACCACTCAGGACCCATATGCATTCATATGTCCCCTCAATTTCGATAATAATCTGTTCGACAGATTTATGTAAAGCTATCTTCTCGAGGGATTTTCCACCAGCAATCTTCTCTTCTTATCACTTCACTTCGTTCTAGAAATCTAATCTCACCGGGCCGGGCGAGCTGCTCCTTCCAAGACAAACATAGTGCATATTTGGTTCtgtagaaaaggaaaagaattactacTACTGTTAATAGGAAATGATTTGAAGTATA from Lycium ferocissimum isolate CSIRO_LF1 chromosome 2, AGI_CSIRO_Lferr_CH_V1, whole genome shotgun sequence includes:
- the LOC132045377 gene encoding 1,4-dihydroxy-2-naphthoyl-CoA thioesterase 1, which gives rise to MEPPPPPPPSSSSGVKARVLDIPLHGIGFEFVEITPHKLTGRLPVTEKCCQPFKVLHGGVSALIAESLASMGAHVASGFARVAGVHLSIHHLKSAHLGDLVFAEAVPINIGKTIHVWEVCLWKIDPSNEENKTLLASSRVTLKVNMAVPENAKDAAENLKRYAKL